The Streptomyces laurentii genome contains a region encoding:
- a CDS encoding hypothetical protein (identified by MetaGeneAnnotator; putative;~sequence version:1) yields MNLVTSAATALQDQAALWSVGEVTSGDVVDAACDALVARRTLAGALTPNEPAFRVHLLGGHRLPLARRLTELEDRYRMAEWDERPEAGIDDEVIAEARRIAHRPHVPVHADPVDPVGPVDPVGPVDPVGPVGPAEPADLPDSPA; encoded by the coding sequence ATGAACCTGGTCACATCGGCAGCGACCGCCCTTCAGGACCAGGCCGCTCTCTGGAGCGTGGGGGAGGTCACCTCCGGCGACGTCGTCGACGCCGCCTGCGACGCGCTCGTCGCCCGCCGGACGCTGGCCGGCGCCCTCACGCCCAACGAGCCGGCGTTCCGAGTCCACCTCCTCGGCGGCCACCGGCTGCCCCTGGCCCGGCGGCTCACCGAACTGGAGGACAGGTACCGGATGGCCGAGTGGGACGAAAGGCCGGAGGCGGGGATCGACGACGAAGTCATCGCCGAGGCCCGTCGGATCGCCCACCGTCCACATGTTCCCGTCCATGCTGACCCCGTCGACCCCGTCGGCCCCGTCGACCCCGTCGGCCCCGTCGACCCCGTCGGCCCCGTCGGCCCCGCCGAGCCCGCCGATCTCCCCGACTCACCGGCCTGA
- a CDS encoding phosphoglycerate mutase (COG0406 Fructose-2,6-bisphosphatase;~Histidine phosphatase domain found in phosphoglycerate mutases and related proteins, mostly phosphatases; contains a His residue which is phosphorylated during the reaction; cd07067;~catalytic core [active];~identified by MetaGeneAnnotator; putative;~phosphoglycerate mutase [Streptomyces collinus Tu365]), which produces MPRTAARSLYLTRHGEATPDESALTEAGRRQAALLGERLRGVPLTAVHHGPLARAEQTARLIGEELDGVPLRCSETAGDYVPYLPPRDELPPEAADGLMGFLAQFTAEECERGPRLAAAALAAFTGPVAGDAPRHELVVTHNFLVGWLVRAALDAPRWRWLGINHANAALTVIRYAPGRAPAVLLFNDTGHLPAELRWTGFPPELHV; this is translated from the coding sequence ATGCCCCGTACGGCCGCCCGCTCCCTCTATCTCACCCGCCACGGCGAGGCGACGCCGGACGAGAGCGCGCTGACGGAGGCGGGCCGCCGGCAGGCGGCCCTGCTCGGGGAGCGGCTGCGCGGGGTCCCGCTGACCGCGGTCCACCACGGGCCGCTCGCCCGTGCCGAGCAGACCGCCCGCCTGATCGGCGAGGAGCTCGACGGTGTCCCCCTGCGGTGCTCCGAGACGGCCGGCGACTACGTCCCGTACCTGCCGCCCCGCGACGAGCTGCCGCCGGAGGCGGCCGACGGCCTGATGGGCTTCCTCGCGCAGTTCACGGCCGAGGAGTGCGAGCGGGGGCCCCGGCTCGCGGCGGCGGCGCTCGCCGCGTTCACCGGACCCGTCGCCGGGGACGCACCGCGCCACGAGCTGGTGGTCACCCACAACTTCCTGGTCGGCTGGCTCGTCCGGGCCGCCCTCGACGCGCCGCGCTGGCGCTGGCTGGGCATCAACCACGCCAACGCGGCTCTGACCGTCATCCGCTACGCGCCCGGCCGGGCCCCGGCGGTCCTCCTGTTCAACGACACCGGCCACCTCCCCGCCGAACTGCGCTGGACCGGCTTCCCGCCGGAACTCCACGTCTGA
- a CDS encoding hypothetical protein (identified by MetaGeneAnnotator; putative;~sequence version:1), translating into MLGQVQKSNIDRVFDTLDITRDGVLGADDFRTMAQRMVALREHMEPRLLAEIQGTFAAWWETIRQAADVEGNGHISREEFTAAAARGLDQDPEYVDKMIRVSEVTFRAADEEGDGLLTRSQVERIYQAFGVDEALSAETFRRIDLNGDGTVSIEEFVSAARDVWTSNDPKAPGAAMFGSVA; encoded by the coding sequence GTGCTCGGACAGGTACAGAAGTCCAACATCGACCGGGTCTTCGACACTCTCGACATCACCCGTGACGGGGTCCTCGGCGCGGACGACTTCCGGACCATGGCGCAGCGGATGGTCGCACTGCGCGAACACATGGAGCCGCGCCTGCTCGCCGAGATCCAGGGGACCTTCGCGGCGTGGTGGGAGACCATCCGCCAGGCCGCGGACGTCGAAGGCAACGGCCATATCAGTCGGGAGGAGTTCACCGCGGCGGCGGCCCGCGGTCTCGACCAGGACCCGGAGTACGTCGACAAGATGATCCGCGTTTCGGAGGTCACCTTCCGCGCGGCCGACGAGGAGGGAGACGGCCTGCTCACCCGCTCGCAGGTGGAGCGGATCTACCAGGCGTTCGGTGTCGACGAGGCGCTCAGCGCCGAGACCTTCCGCCGTATCGACCTCAACGGCGACGGGACCGTCAGCATCGAGGAGTTCGTGAGCGCCGCGCGCGACGTCTGGACCAGCAACGACCCGAAGGCGCCCGGAGCGGCCATGTTCGGCTCGGTCGCCTGA
- a CDS encoding cytochrome P450 (identified by MetaGeneAnnotator; putative;~sequence version:1) produces MSAVPDAPPGVARPPRTTPDDAVVPTAPGALPLLGHALPLLRDPVGLLQSVRAHGDIVRVRIGPAQVYVLNSPELVRQVLAADVESYRKGTFHEKFRPYQGDNLFTIDGPDHRRRRRIVQPAFHRDRLKTYAEVMREVAVTRCASWTEGRPIDVGAEMYALTSEVVARVLFGGEIGSDRIGRIQRWLPVFVRGMGRKVILPAGWLDRLPIPANRRFDAAQHGLRALVDELVREQRADRGPAGEGGKERDDLLSLLIGSPDPESGRPLSDTQLRDETMTFMTAGIETVATTLTWLHHELAVHPEVRTRLLEEVDTALGGRPAGFDDLPSLPYTRSVVRETLRLHSPAWILMRRPTAPVTLGTARVPAGAELVFSPATLHRDPAIYPRPAEFRPGREHDEPAGDPRGARRPPYLPFSTGPYKCVGDHFALTQLALTVATLAQRWRLESASARAPREVAGAALSPDRVVMTPRRRAHQAV; encoded by the coding sequence ATGAGCGCCGTCCCGGACGCCCCGCCGGGCGTGGCCCGGCCTCCGCGCACCACCCCGGACGACGCCGTCGTCCCCACCGCGCCGGGCGCCCTCCCGCTGCTCGGACACGCGCTGCCGCTGCTGCGCGACCCCGTCGGCCTGCTGCAGTCGGTCCGCGCCCACGGCGACATCGTCCGGGTCCGGATCGGCCCCGCGCAGGTGTACGTGCTCAACTCCCCCGAGCTCGTACGGCAGGTGCTCGCCGCCGACGTGGAGAGCTACCGCAAGGGCACCTTCCACGAGAAGTTCCGCCCCTACCAGGGGGACAACCTCTTCACCATCGACGGGCCCGACCACCGGCGCCGCCGCCGGATCGTCCAGCCCGCCTTCCACCGGGACCGGCTGAAGACGTACGCGGAGGTCATGCGGGAGGTCGCCGTCACCCGCTGCGCGAGCTGGACCGAGGGGCGGCCGATCGACGTCGGCGCCGAAATGTACGCGCTCACCAGCGAGGTCGTGGCGCGCGTGCTGTTCGGCGGCGAAATCGGGAGCGACCGGATCGGCCGGATCCAGCGCTGGCTGCCGGTGTTCGTCCGGGGCATGGGCCGCAAGGTCATCCTGCCGGCGGGCTGGCTCGACCGGCTGCCGATCCCGGCCAACCGGCGCTTCGACGCGGCGCAGCACGGTCTGCGCGCGCTGGTCGACGAACTGGTGAGGGAGCAGCGGGCGGACCGGGGTCCGGCAGGAGAGGGCGGAAAGGAGCGGGACGATCTGCTGTCCCTGCTCATCGGCTCGCCGGACCCCGAGAGCGGCCGGCCGCTGAGTGACACGCAGCTGCGCGACGAGACCATGACCTTCATGACGGCGGGCATCGAGACGGTGGCCACCACGCTCACCTGGCTGCACCACGAACTCGCCGTCCACCCCGAGGTGCGCACCCGGCTGCTCGAGGAGGTCGACACCGCCCTCGGCGGGCGCCCGGCCGGCTTCGACGACCTGCCGTCGCTCCCGTACACCCGCAGCGTCGTCCGCGAGACGCTGCGGCTGCACAGTCCGGCGTGGATCCTCATGCGCCGGCCGACCGCCCCGGTCACGCTCGGGACGGCGCGGGTGCCCGCCGGGGCCGAGCTGGTGTTCAGCCCGGCCACCCTGCACCGGGACCCGGCGATCTATCCACGGCCCGCCGAGTTCCGGCCCGGCCGCGAGCACGACGAACCCGCCGGCGATCCGCGGGGAGCGCGGCGCCCGCCGTATCTGCCCTTCAGCACCGGCCCGTACAAATGCGTCGGCGACCACTTCGCCCTCACCCAGCTCGCCCTCACCGTGGCGACCCTCGCCCAGCGGTGGCGGCTGGAATCCGCCTCCGCCCGCGCGCCCCGTGAAGTCGCCGGCGCCGCCCTCTCCCCGGACCGCGTGGTGATGACCCCGCGGCGCCGGGCTCACCAGGCCGTCTGA
- a CDS encoding pentalenene C13 hydroxylase (identified by MetaGeneAnnotator; putative;~sequence version:1), which translates to MEIRLGPRRTYVVCAPELVGPVLLTGRHDFDKGGPFFENIAVFFGDGLATCPHAKHTRLRRLTQPAFHPRKLVDYAELAGREIEAVTAAWREGEVLDVYRVMQELALRITVSTMFASWFTGEDAADGASANGRTAAEDRIAAEDRIADTLRDVDTLVGGAFVRMVAPGIRHVPLLPTNRRYEEARRALYERIDATIAAYRRDGRDRGDLLSMLLTPDEEGAALTDTEVREQVMTMFIAGIGTTASMLAWTLHHLAGHPDLDEAVAAEARAVCGGATARHAHLPRLTTLADIVTESFRITPAAWLFSRTTVHDTELGGHRIPAGSDILISPYILHHRPDLFPDPERFAPERWSGDAQSWVKAERALAMIPFGTGFRKCVGRDFSVNNITLALASMLAEWKLAPADATPVTISGRSIIEPRGLRLRLHRRPAAGPDAASARTGRVDEAEPAVAEEVR; encoded by the coding sequence GTGGAGATCCGGCTCGGACCACGCCGTACGTACGTGGTCTGCGCCCCCGAACTGGTCGGCCCGGTCCTGCTCACCGGACGCCACGACTTCGACAAGGGCGGCCCCTTCTTCGAGAACATCGCCGTCTTCTTCGGCGACGGCCTCGCCACCTGCCCGCACGCCAAGCACACCCGGCTCCGGCGCCTCACCCAGCCCGCCTTCCACCCGCGCAAGCTGGTGGACTACGCGGAGCTGGCGGGCCGGGAGATCGAGGCGGTCACGGCGGCGTGGCGGGAGGGCGAGGTCCTCGACGTGTACCGCGTGATGCAGGAACTGGCGCTGCGGATCACCGTCTCGACCATGTTCGCCTCCTGGTTCACCGGCGAGGACGCGGCGGACGGAGCTTCGGCGAACGGCCGCACCGCGGCCGAGGACCGGATCGCGGCCGAGGACCGGATCGCGGACACCCTGCGCGACGTGGACACGCTGGTCGGCGGCGCCTTCGTACGGATGGTCGCCCCCGGCATCCGGCACGTGCCGCTGCTGCCCACCAACCGCCGCTACGAGGAGGCGCGCCGCGCGCTGTACGAGCGGATCGACGCCACCATCGCCGCGTACCGGCGTGACGGCCGCGACCGCGGCGACCTGCTGTCGATGCTCCTCACCCCGGACGAGGAGGGCGCGGCCCTCACCGACACCGAGGTGCGGGAACAGGTGATGACGATGTTCATCGCGGGCATCGGCACCACGGCGTCCATGCTGGCCTGGACCCTGCACCATCTCGCCGGCCACCCGGACCTGGACGAGGCGGTCGCCGCCGAGGCGCGGGCCGTCTGCGGCGGGGCCACCGCGCGCCACGCGCATCTGCCCCGGCTCACCACGCTGGCCGACATCGTCACCGAGAGCTTCCGGATCACCCCGGCGGCCTGGCTGTTCAGCCGGACCACGGTCCACGACACCGAACTGGGCGGCCATCGCATCCCGGCCGGCTCGGACATCCTGATCAGCCCGTACATCCTGCACCACCGCCCCGACCTGTTCCCCGACCCGGAGCGGTTCGCCCCGGAGCGGTGGAGCGGAGACGCGCAGAGCTGGGTGAAGGCCGAACGGGCCCTCGCGATGATCCCGTTCGGCACCGGCTTCCGTAAATGCGTCGGCCGGGACTTCTCCGTCAACAACATCACCCTGGCGCTGGCCTCGATGCTCGCCGAGTGGAAGCTCGCCCCGGCGGACGCGACCCCGGTGACGATCAGCGGACGCAGCATCATCGAGCCGCGCGGCCTGCGGCTGCGGCTGCACCGCCGGCCCGCCGCCGGACCGGATGCCGCGTCCGCCCGTACCGGCCGCGTGGACGAGGCGGAGCCGGCCGTGGCCGAGGAGGTCCGATGA
- a CDS encoding pentalenene synthase (identified by MetaGeneAnnotator; putative;~sequence version:1) yields MTYEGVVFTTPWPLRSNPHLEQARERAIDWMRAFGLLQGESAVDDFVAWRLAEVAGFFYPHADADDAATAAQMMGWYFLPFDDQLDGELGRDPRRVAAVCGALIDTVHGLPGGEHHPAPTVRAFADLWPRMTHGMSAALRTRVSYHWSAYFSSQLTEAIDRTDGRVHADLDAYFPLRAATTCAFGQNDLGEHWGGTEVAPAVWHDPVLHRMRRLGADLVALRNDSMSLRHEDVTGGHNAIHLIERTRDCPRREAMAYGSRLAQRKVDELVELEATDLRRLADALEPGQRDAVLGYAEIIHDWICGDYEWEGISARHHEHRVLPDWANDLLVGAES; encoded by the coding sequence GTGACGTACGAGGGCGTGGTGTTCACCACCCCGTGGCCGCTGCGGAGCAATCCGCATCTGGAACAGGCGCGCGAACGCGCGATCGACTGGATGCGGGCCTTCGGCCTGCTTCAGGGCGAGAGCGCGGTCGACGACTTCGTCGCATGGCGGCTCGCGGAGGTGGCCGGCTTCTTCTACCCGCACGCCGACGCCGACGACGCCGCCACCGCCGCACAGATGATGGGCTGGTACTTCCTCCCCTTCGACGACCAGCTCGACGGGGAACTGGGCCGTGACCCACGCCGCGTCGCGGCGGTCTGCGGCGCGCTCATCGACACCGTGCACGGCCTCCCCGGCGGGGAGCACCACCCCGCGCCCACCGTACGGGCCTTCGCCGACCTGTGGCCCCGGATGACGCACGGCATGTCCGCCGCGCTGCGCACCCGCGTCTCGTACCACTGGAGCGCGTACTTCTCCTCGCAGCTCACCGAGGCGATCGACCGCACCGACGGCCGCGTCCACGCCGACCTCGACGCGTACTTCCCGCTGCGCGCCGCCACCACCTGCGCCTTCGGGCAGAACGACCTGGGCGAGCACTGGGGCGGCACCGAGGTCGCCCCGGCCGTCTGGCACGACCCCGTGCTGCACCGGATGCGCCGGCTCGGGGCCGATCTCGTCGCGTTACGGAACGACTCGATGTCCCTGCGGCACGAGGACGTCACCGGCGGCCACAACGCCATCCACCTCATCGAGCGCACCCGTGACTGCCCCCGGCGCGAGGCCATGGCGTACGGCTCCCGGCTGGCCCAGCGCAAGGTCGACGAGCTGGTCGAGCTGGAGGCGACGGACCTGCGGCGGCTCGCCGACGCCCTCGAACCCGGGCAGCGGGACGCGGTGCTCGGGTACGCGGAGATCATCCACGACTGGATCTGCGGCGACTACGAATGGGAGGGGATCTCCGCCCGGCACCACGAGCACCGCGTGCTGCCCGACTGGGCGAACGACCTGCTGGTCGGGGCGGAGAGCTGA
- a CDS encoding luxR-family transcriptional regulator (C-terminal DNA-binding domain of LuxR-like proteins. This domain contains a helix-turn-helix motif and binds DNA. Proteins belonging to this group are response regulators; some act as transcriptional activators, others as transcriptional repressors. Many...; cd06170;~DNA binding residues [nucleotide binding];~LuxR-family transcriptional regulator [Streptomyces albus J1074];~dimerization interface [polypeptide binding];~identified by MetaGeneAnnotator; putative): MPEQVESVELRAALLRMRRATGLQVVFGGLLHDGRAMRIAELSGAVTPALRGLTISTGSGLGGKCLALSRPCAVTDYASARHITHEYDRPVLAEGLRSVMAVPLVVRREVRGVLYGALRDALPIGERVLDAAVAAARDVEQSLAVRDEARRLAAEREEMRLAYGELRELAPKVADPELRARLWAVCGRLESASGARPGRGGPDGEVPAVVLTPRETDVLVAVAAGATNAAAAKRLGLSPETVKGYLRSAMRKLGAHTRLEAVVTARRAGALP, encoded by the coding sequence GTGCCCGAGCAGGTCGAATCGGTGGAGCTGCGCGCCGCTCTGCTGCGGATGCGCCGCGCCACGGGCCTCCAGGTGGTGTTCGGCGGGCTGCTGCACGACGGCCGCGCGATGCGGATCGCGGAGCTGAGCGGGGCGGTGACGCCGGCGCTGCGCGGGCTGACCATCTCGACCGGCTCCGGCCTCGGCGGGAAGTGCCTGGCGCTGTCGCGGCCGTGCGCGGTCACGGACTACGCCTCCGCCCGGCACATCACCCACGAGTACGACCGGCCGGTCCTGGCGGAGGGCCTGCGGTCGGTGATGGCGGTGCCCCTCGTCGTACGCCGGGAGGTGCGCGGGGTCCTGTACGGCGCGCTGCGCGACGCCCTGCCGATCGGCGAGCGGGTCCTCGACGCGGCGGTGGCGGCGGCCCGGGACGTGGAGCAGTCGCTGGCCGTGCGGGACGAGGCGCGGCGGCTGGCGGCGGAGCGCGAGGAGATGCGGCTCGCGTACGGGGAGCTGCGCGAGCTGGCGCCGAAGGTGGCCGATCCGGAGCTGCGCGCGCGGCTGTGGGCGGTGTGCGGCCGGCTCGAATCCGCCTCGGGCGCCCGGCCGGGCCGCGGCGGGCCGGACGGCGAGGTCCCGGCGGTGGTCCTCACCCCGCGCGAGACGGACGTCCTGGTGGCGGTCGCGGCGGGGGCGACGAACGCGGCGGCGGCCAAGCGGCTCGGTCTGAGCCCGGAGACGGTGAAGGGCTATCTGCGCTCGGCGATGCGCAAGCTGGGCGCCCACACCCGCCTTGAGGCGGTGGTGACGGCGCGGCGCGCGGGAGCTCTGCCCTGA
- a CDS encoding acetyl-coenzyme a synthetase (acetate--coa ligase) protein (AMP-binding enzyme; cl15778;~Acyl-coenzyme A synthetases/AMP-(fatty) acid ligases [Lipidmetabolism]; COG0365;~Protein Kinases, catalytic domain; cl09925;~acetyl-coenzyme a synthetase (acetate--coa ligase) protein [Ralstonia solanacearum IPO1609];~identified by MetaGeneAnnotator; putative): MTATSAAEPTEATERFRAARDFLLEHREDYATAYAGFAWPRPDRFNWALEWFDVIAAGNDRTALHIVEEDGTETKVTFAEMSERSNRVANWLRAQGVAAGDRMIVMLGNQAELWETMLAAMKLRAVVIPATPLLGPADLRDRVDRGEARHVLVRAEDTAKFADVPGDYTRFAVGLRDAEEGWLRYEEAYGAAADFAPDGDTLADDTLVLYFTSGTTSRPKLVEHTHTSYPVGHLATMFWIGLKPGDVHLNISSPGWAKHAWSNLFAPWNAEATVFIHNYQRFDPARLMAEMSRHGVTSFCAPPTVWRMLIQADLAQLTTPPREVVAAGEPLNPEVIETVRRAWGRTIRDGFGQTETAVQVSNSPGQLLKEGSMGRPSPGYRVTLVDPVSGRADVEEGEICLDLAAGPVGLMAGYHGDPERTAEAMAGGYYRTGDIGARDADGYITYIGRADDVFKASDYKISPFELESALLEHEAVAEAAVVPAPDPLRLAVPKAYVVLAAGWEPGPETAKALFAHSREVLAPYKRIRRIEFADLPKTVSGKIRRVELRKLTAEGTTGTEYAEGDVR; encoded by the coding sequence ATGACGGCAACGAGCGCGGCGGAGCCCACGGAGGCGACGGAGAGGTTCCGGGCCGCCCGTGACTTCCTGCTGGAGCACCGCGAGGACTACGCCACGGCGTACGCGGGCTTCGCCTGGCCCCGCCCCGACCGGTTCAACTGGGCGCTCGAGTGGTTCGACGTCATCGCCGCGGGCAACGACCGGACCGCCCTGCACATCGTGGAGGAGGACGGCACCGAGACGAAGGTGACGTTCGCCGAGATGTCCGAGCGCTCGAACCGGGTCGCGAACTGGCTGCGCGCCCAGGGCGTCGCGGCCGGCGACCGGATGATCGTCATGCTCGGCAACCAGGCCGAGCTGTGGGAGACCATGCTCGCCGCGATGAAGCTGCGCGCCGTCGTCATCCCCGCCACGCCGCTGCTCGGCCCCGCCGACCTGCGCGACCGGGTGGACCGCGGCGAGGCCCGGCACGTCCTGGTGCGCGCCGAGGACACCGCCAAGTTCGCCGACGTGCCCGGCGACTACACCCGGTTCGCGGTCGGCCTGCGGGACGCGGAGGAGGGCTGGCTGCGCTACGAGGAGGCGTACGGCGCGGCCGCGGACTTCGCGCCGGATGGCGACACCCTCGCCGACGACACCCTGGTGCTCTACTTCACCTCGGGCACCACCTCGCGCCCCAAGCTCGTGGAGCACACCCACACCTCGTACCCCGTCGGCCACCTCGCCACCATGTTCTGGATCGGCCTCAAGCCCGGCGACGTGCACCTCAACATCTCCTCGCCCGGCTGGGCCAAGCACGCCTGGTCCAACCTCTTCGCCCCCTGGAACGCCGAGGCGACCGTCTTCATCCACAACTACCAGCGCTTCGACCCGGCCCGGCTGATGGCCGAGATGTCCCGGCACGGCGTCACCAGCTTCTGCGCCCCGCCGACCGTCTGGCGCATGCTGATCCAGGCCGACCTCGCCCAGCTCACCACCCCGCCGCGCGAGGTCGTCGCGGCCGGCGAGCCGCTGAACCCCGAGGTCATCGAGACGGTGCGGCGCGCCTGGGGGCGCACGATCCGGGACGGCTTCGGCCAGACCGAGACCGCCGTGCAGGTCTCCAACAGCCCCGGCCAGCTGCTCAAGGAGGGCTCGATGGGGCGGCCCAGCCCCGGCTACCGGGTCACCCTGGTCGACCCGGTCAGCGGCCGGGCCGACGTCGAGGAGGGCGAGATCTGCCTGGACCTGGCCGCCGGCCCGGTGGGCCTGATGGCCGGCTACCACGGCGACCCGGAGCGTACGGCCGAGGCCATGGCCGGCGGCTACTACCGCACCGGCGACATCGGCGCCCGCGACGCCGACGGCTACATCACCTATATCGGGCGCGCGGACGACGTGTTCAAGGCGAGCGACTACAAGATCTCGCCGTTCGAGCTGGAGAGCGCGCTCCTGGAGCACGAGGCCGTCGCCGAGGCCGCCGTCGTGCCCGCGCCCGACCCGCTGCGGCTCGCCGTTCCCAAGGCGTACGTCGTCCTCGCGGCCGGCTGGGAGCCGGGACCCGAGACGGCCAAGGCGCTCTTCGCGCACTCCCGTGAGGTCCTCGCGCCGTACAAGCGGATCCGCCGGATCGAGTTCGCCGACCTGCCCAAGACGGTCTCCGGCAAGATCCGCCGGGTCGAGCTGCGCAAGCTGACGGCGGAGGGGACCACCGGCACCGAGTACGCGGAGGGGGACGTCCGATGA
- a CDS encoding fatty-acyl-CoA synthase (AMP-binding domain protein; Validated;~AMP-binding enzyme; cl15778;~Protein Kinases, catalytic domain; cl09925;~fatty-acyl-CoA synthase [Amycolatopsis mediterranei U32];~identified by MetaGeneAnnotator; putative) — MTIEEPVPVSYAHGVSETPLLGDTIAANLDRAVAAWPEREALVDVASGRRWTYAAFGADVDRLADALLGSGVRKGDRVGIWAVNCAEWVLVQYATARLGAVMVNINPAYRAHELEYVLRQAGISLLFASLSHKTSDYRAMVEQVRSACPELREAVYFGDPSWDELLARRAPEGVRPEELSCDEPVNIQYTSGTTGFPKGATLSHHNILNNGYFVGEMVAYSEQDRVCLPVPFYHCFGMVMGNLAITSHGACMVIPAPSFDPAATLRAVQDERCTSLYGVPTMFIAELNLPDFASYDLSTLRTGIMAGSPCPVEVMKRVVAEMNMAEVSICYGMTETSPVSTQTRRDDDLERRTGTVGRVMPHIEVKMVDPATGLTVPRGTAGELCTRGYSVMLGYWDEPAKTAEAIDEGRWMHTGDLAVMREDGYVRIVGRIKDMIIRGGENVYPREIEEFLYGHAKIADVQVVGVADERYGEEILACVIPRDPADPPTLEDITEFCRDRLAHYKIPRRLEILPEFPMTVSGKVRKVELRARYGEG, encoded by the coding sequence ATGACCATAGAGGAGCCCGTACCGGTGTCGTACGCGCACGGGGTGTCCGAGACGCCCCTGCTCGGCGACACCATCGCCGCCAACCTGGACCGCGCCGTCGCCGCCTGGCCCGAGCGCGAGGCCCTGGTCGACGTGGCCTCCGGGCGCCGCTGGACGTACGCCGCTTTCGGCGCCGACGTCGACCGGCTGGCCGACGCGCTGCTCGGCAGCGGCGTACGGAAGGGCGACCGGGTCGGCATCTGGGCCGTCAACTGCGCCGAGTGGGTCCTGGTGCAGTACGCCACGGCCCGTCTCGGCGCCGTCATGGTCAACATCAATCCGGCCTACCGCGCCCACGAGCTGGAGTACGTGCTGCGGCAGGCGGGCATCTCGCTGCTGTTCGCCTCGCTCTCCCACAAGACCAGCGACTACCGGGCCATGGTCGAGCAAGTCCGGTCCGCCTGCCCGGAGTTGCGCGAGGCCGTCTACTTCGGCGATCCGAGCTGGGACGAACTCCTCGCCCGCCGCGCCCCGGAGGGCGTCCGGCCGGAGGAACTGTCCTGCGACGAACCGGTCAACATCCAGTACACCTCGGGGACGACCGGCTTCCCGAAGGGTGCCACCCTCTCCCACCACAACATCCTCAACAACGGTTATTTCGTGGGCGAGATGGTCGCCTACAGCGAGCAGGACCGGGTCTGTCTGCCCGTGCCCTTTTACCACTGTTTCGGCATGGTGATGGGGAATCTCGCGATCACGTCACACGGCGCCTGCATGGTCATCCCGGCCCCCTCCTTCGACCCGGCCGCGACCCTGCGCGCCGTCCAGGACGAGCGCTGCACCTCGCTCTACGGCGTGCCGACGATGTTCATCGCCGAACTGAACCTGCCCGACTTCGCCTCGTACGACCTGTCCACGCTGCGCACCGGCATCATGGCGGGTTCGCCATGCCCGGTGGAGGTGATGAAGCGGGTCGTCGCCGAGATGAACATGGCCGAGGTGTCGATCTGTTACGGCATGACGGAGACCTCGCCGGTCTCCACCCAGACCCGCCGGGACGACGACCTGGAACGGCGTACCGGCACCGTCGGGCGGGTCATGCCGCACATCGAGGTGAAGATGGTCGACCCCGCCACCGGCCTCACCGTCCCGCGCGGCACGGCGGGCGAGCTGTGCACCCGCGGCTACAGCGTGATGCTCGGCTACTGGGACGAGCCGGCGAAGACGGCGGAGGCAATCGACGAGGGCCGCTGGATGCACACCGGGGACCTCGCCGTGATGCGCGAGGACGGCTACGTCCGGATCGTCGGCCGGATCAAGGACATGATCATCCGGGGCGGGGAGAACGTGTACCCGCGCGAGATCGAGGAGTTCCTGTACGGGCACGCCAAGATCGCCGACGTGCAGGTCGTCGGGGTGGCCGACGAGCGGTACGGCGAGGAGATCCTGGCCTGCGTGATCCCGCGTGACCCGGCCGATCCGCCCACGCTGGAGGACATCACGGAGTTCTGCCGGGACCGCCTCGCCCACTACAAGATCCCGCGGCGCCTGGAGATCCTGCCGGAGTTCCCGATGACGGTCAGCGGGAAGGTGCGGAAGGTGGAATTGCGGGCGCGGTACGGGGAGGGGTGA